AAAAGGCATTCATCAGGCGTATGAAATCCAGCGACGGCTTCGCGTCTGGCGCCCCCAAAAAGCTGCCGTAATGGGAGCGGGCACGATTGGTTTGCTGGCGGCGCTGGTGCTGAGGCTGCGCGGATTGGATGTGACGGTCTTTGGCAAAGTGCCGAAACCGTACCTGAACTCCGATCTGCTGGAAGCCATCGGCGCTCGATATGAAACGACGGATGATTTGCCTGTGCTGGAAGGCGCGAAAAAATACGGCCCCTTCGACATCATTTTTGAAGCAACAGGATATTCACCGATTGTCTTTGAAAGCATGCAGGCGTTGAACAAAAACGGCGTTTTGGTTTTGTCTTCGGTCACCGGAGGCGATCGCAAAGTCGAAGTTCCAGCGGACAAAATCAACCTGGAATTCGTGCTGGGCAACAAGGTGATGGTCGGTACGGTGAATGCCAACCGCGAATACTTCGAGATGGGCGTGCGCGATATGGCGCAGGCCGAGGCCGGGTATTTCGGCTGGATGAAAAAGCTGCTGACGCACCCGGTCAATGGTTTGGAAAATTACCGCGAATTGTTCGACAAACTGACGACCGCCAAAGACGCGATCAAAGTTTTCTGTGAAGTTGCTCCTTTGTAAGTACGGGTGTCCTCCTGATAGCGGCGAATCAATACGGATGGAAGTCCGTATTGATTCGCCGCGATTTTTTCTGAAACTCTTTCCTTGTCACACATCTGGTCAAAGACTACACTGCCCGCCGGGTTCCAACCCATCAAATAAGATCAAATTTCAATCAACATGAGAGGAGTAGTGACATGCAACTAGGCATGATTGGACTTGGCCGTATGGGTGGCAACATGGTGCGCAGATTGATGCGCGGCGGGCACGAATGCGTCGTCTTCGATCTGAATCCCGACAACGTCAAAGCCCTGGAAGCCGATGGCGCAAAGGGAGCAAATTCGCTGGAGGATTTAGTCAAAAAGCTCAATGCGCCGCGCGCCGTTTGGGTGATGGTTCCGGCCGGCAACGCGACAGAAAAAACCGTGAACCAGTTGGCGCAATACATGTCTGCCGGAGATGTGATTATTGACGGCGGCAATTCCAATTACAAAGACGATGCTCGCCGCGCCAAAGCGTTGGCCGAAAGCGGCATTCATTACGTTGACGCAGGAACCAGCGGCGGCATTTGGGGAGCCGAACGCGGTTACTGTTTGATGGTCGGGGGCAGCCAGGAAGCGTTCAATCATCTGGAACCCGTTTTGAAAACATTGGCACCCGGTCGCGGCGAAATTGATCGAACTCCCGGGCGCGAAACGATGGCTGGAACCGCCGAAGATGGATACTTGCATTGCGGCCCGGCTGGCTCTGGCCATTTCGTGAAAATGATTCACAACGGCATCGAATACGGAATGATGCAGGCGTTTGCCGAAGGCTTCGACATTATGAAAAACGCCAACCTCGCCTCGCTGCCAGAAGAGTTGCGATATGAGTTGAACCTGGCGGACATTGCCGAGTTGTGGCGTCGCGGCAGTGTCGTGGTTTCCTGGCTGCTGGATTTGACGGCAATGGCATTGGTGGAAAATCCAACGCTGGCGAATTACTCCGGCTTTGTGCAGGATTCAGGCGAAGGCCGCTGGACGATTCAAGCCGCGATTGATGAAGCCGTCCCCGCCGATGTGCTGGCGGCATCCTTGTTCACGCGTTTTCGGTCGCGTCAGGAACATACCTTTGCCGAAAAGGTTCTGTCCGCGATGCGCCAAAAATTTGGCGGCCACGTCGAACGTCCAACGGGCGGCTAATTTCCAACAACTTAAACAAGGAAACCCGATGTCCAAAACTGAACCTTTGAATGCTGTGGGCGAGCCAGCTCAACCTTGCGTAATGGTAATCTTCGGGGCAACCGGGGATTTGACCAAACGCAAACTCTTTCCCGCTCTGTACAATCTGGCGAAAGCTAATTTGCTGGCGCGCGAATTCGCCATCGTCTGCACGGGGCGCAACGATATGACGACCGAGGCTTTCCGCCAACAAATCACTTCGGACATAAAAACATTCGCCACCAGCGAAGTAGA
The Acidobacteriota bacterium genome window above contains:
- a CDS encoding glucose 1-dehydrogenase, producing the protein MKAIAVFPGKPNSIHLAELPIPNVREIPNGRGVLVRVLRVGVDGTDKEINAAEYGAAPDGYNFLVTGHEGFGQVESVGPNVTEVKPGDYVVATVRRPGKSIYDLIGTNDMTTDDTYFERGINLRHGYLTEYYVDDAEFIVKVPQGLKEIGVLLEPMTVVEKGIHQAYEIQRRLRVWRPQKAAVMGAGTIGLLAALVLRLRGLDVTVFGKVPKPYLNSDLLEAIGARYETTDDLPVLEGAKKYGPFDIIFEATGYSPIVFESMQALNKNGVLVLSSVTGGDRKVEVPADKINLEFVLGNKVMVGTVNANREYFEMGVRDMAQAEAGYFGWMKKLLTHPVNGLENYRELFDKLTTAKDAIKVFCEVAPL
- the gnd gene encoding decarboxylating 6-phosphogluconate dehydrogenase, coding for MVKDYTARRVPTHQIRSNFNQHERSSDMQLGMIGLGRMGGNMVRRLMRGGHECVVFDLNPDNVKALEADGAKGANSLEDLVKKLNAPRAVWVMVPAGNATEKTVNQLAQYMSAGDVIIDGGNSNYKDDARRAKALAESGIHYVDAGTSGGIWGAERGYCLMVGGSQEAFNHLEPVLKTLAPGRGEIDRTPGRETMAGTAEDGYLHCGPAGSGHFVKMIHNGIEYGMMQAFAEGFDIMKNANLASLPEELRYELNLADIAELWRRGSVVVSWLLDLTAMALVENPTLANYSGFVQDSGEGRWTIQAAIDEAVPADVLAASLFTRFRSRQEHTFAEKVLSAMRQKFGGHVERPTGG